Part of the Henckelia pumila isolate YLH828 chromosome 2, ASM3356847v2, whole genome shotgun sequence genome is shown below.
TAAAGCTTCAGCATTTTGCGATATGCAAGATACAAGGTATTTCCTCGTCAgttttgaaaaagttgtgaaggATGACAATGAAGGCAGCTTCACAAATAAAGAAACTCCAAAACAGAGTTCAAAAGTTGCCATCAAATATAAGGTCGaacaatttttctctcttcCCTATGACATGCATGCCAGCTATGTCCTTGACGTCggcataaattaaaaaaaacaaacaaaaataacaaagcTCTCTCTGCCACACTTTTGTAACTCAGTGTCTCGGtctcaaacataaaataaaacccaTTCCCATGGCCAGGGAAAAAGTTTGACATAAAGGACAGGGGAGAGAGTATAATCTTAACCTGAATATAAAATCATCATTGCCATCATCTCACAATCATCATTTATATTACGCGTTTTGTACTGACCTTATTATACTCATTAGTAGTTATATCCCTCTTAAGTTCCATCTTGGCAGCCTCAAGTATAGAAGCCTTTTTAAGCTTTGCATTTGGTCCTTCAGCAACAAAAAGATTAATGACAACTTTCCTAGAAAGGCAAAAATCACAAATTAATTGATGACAAACAAGGGACATCGTTTCAATAAAAGCAAGTTGAATGTTCTTTAACAGAAGGGAAGTAACCAAACGGAACCTGAATGTGTCATACTGTGGATGATCTGGTGATGATTTCGGAATGCAAATGCCATGAATATTAACAGCTACTTGATTAACGATTGCCTGAAGTTCGGTAGGAAAAGAATCGATGCTGTTCGCTGCAGCTACAGCCTCTTTAGCAAATCCCGTCGAGCGCGCAGACTCAGACACTGCCATGTCCCGTAACCGTTGGCTAATTTGTTGAAAACTGTCATAATAAAGCATATGCAAAAGTAATTTACCTAACAAATCAAACTAAAAGTCCTCAAGAAAACCCTCTTCAAAGATTGAAGTAAAGCGGATAAGCTCAAATTGAGCCAGGTTAGCTCAATAAAAGTAAGCAAGAGCGAAATAGACTTGATTTGAGACTTCTAGTCCACCAACATTTCTCCCAATGCTCGGTGAAGCAAATAATAATGAAGACTACATACAAGTCCTCGATCTGAGAACAAACAAATTAGTGTCTAGAACTTCCACTCAATCGGCTCACAGCTCTACTGTCAACATCATTTCCATCCGTATGTCCATTATAGAAGGTAGAGGGTAGAGAAGATATTTCTCAAAGCACGTATTATGTCAGAAAATTGTTGCACCTCAATCACATTAAACCATCTAGTTATAGATAAAATTAGCGTCTCTGAACTCTGTATCAAACAGGTAACAAGATGTTACTACCTAGAAGATGGCATTCACAATCACAAGTATAATTAACTGCTTGAGAAGAATAATTCATATAAAAGAGCAACTCACCTGCAAACTTTGACACTTTTAAACAGTTTTTGAAGTGCTTTTGCAATAGCCTCTCGAGCTTCTTCGGACATTTGGATCCTTGAATTTGCTCCAGTTGGAGTTCTAGTACCTACTTTATCGGAACTTTTCGCAATCGTATTGTTTGTCGTGTTAGACTTTGAAGAAGCCACCATAGCAGGTCCACTTTTTCCTCCAGAAAGAAGACCATTGATTTTATTGTCTAAGCAATCCCactcttcttcttgtttttttacGACTGAGGGATTGAGTTTCATGAAACTAAAATCCGGGAGTTCTTTCAGTTTCCAATCACTGAAGGCGGGTCTCTCCACAGACAATACTTTCAGGACATCTTTCATCGCTTTAGCAAGTTGAGGTCGTCGAGGCAATTGAGAGCTGTTAATGAGAGGACTCTTGGTAAATAAAAGGAGGACATAATCCCTGGCTAAAACTTCTATTCCTTGATCAGTTCCATACACCAGAGAACTTTTCGGAACCCAAAGTCCCTGAACTAATCGGGCATATTCCTGCAAGACTCCCAAAATTTCTTCAGCGGATTCATCCAATGCTAGGTACTTTAAAGCATCAAATCGATGAATTGATGGACCCTGTTCCAGCAATTTCACAAATCAATTGGAAGAAATATTTAAATGTCACCAGACGTCCCACAAATAACATAGCCAAAAGAAGACATGAAGGGTAGATAGATGAAAGGAGATGTTGGGTGATGGTGAAGACAAACCAAGACCCAAAGTGCCCCAAAATGAAGCGTCTGAGAGAGAAGGAAGAACATAAATCTAGAAGTTGAAGGACATCAACCTTCACCACAATGTCTAAATCAACCCTTCCCAGAAAAGATGCAGCCAACTCAGAGTGTAACGCTTCATTAGCAAATATAcacatatgtgtgtgtgtgtgttataaaaaaaaatggtcTACATGATTCATGATAGACCAAGCAAAGTAGGTGTGAAAAGACAGGAGACGTAAACATTTGACAAAGACAATAAAATCACCAAAAAATTTGGATAAGACAACTTCGAAACAATAAAAGCAGCCACAGACCTCAAGAAGCCAAGTTTTAAACCGTTCTTTTAGTGGTAGAGTCAGCAACCTGAAATACCATCCACCATCTATATTACACAAGGAATCACATAAAAGCAAGTAACACTTGGaaaacacaaaaaaacaaaTAAGAGTTTGTGCAACATAGGAATGTTAACAATTTAAAACTTGGGAAAAAGTATATATGTGACCATTTCTATGGCTGCATTCTGCTGATAATGAAGTAGAGAAAGAAATAGGAAATGATTACAAAGATGGACAAGGGATTACATCTGACGATGGGCTTCAATCAATAGGGAATTCAAATTAATGTGTCAATATCAGCAAAAATGAAATGCAAACGAGCAAAAGCAACACAACTATGAAGCTCATCAGTTGGAGAgaacaaaatattattaatattatcacAAACTAAAGATACGTCCTCCCATTTATAAAGATAATCTACTGAGCTTAGAAAAGCTGTCGGAGACATTTCCACTAATGTTCATACCAATTCAACATTATATTTCGCTTCGTATTTATAAAGCTAAGATAGAGGCAGTCGAAAACGGATATACAAGGGATGCTTAAAGCACAAAAAGAGATTAGAACAAAAACTTGGATTCTCTAATCAGGAAAAACAAAGGAAATAAAAAAAGACAGTATGATTGGATACCTTCTTGGAGGACCGCTAATCTGAACATGATCATTAGAAGTGGCAGGATACAAGCTATTCAGATAGTCAGACCTTCATATTTGAACAAAGAAagagatatatatatttgaaaacatACATACGATGAACACTATGGGAATAAGTAGTAGCAGCATTCAAAACATACGAGCTCATGGAAAAATGTATAGGTGAAACTTCCTGAGCCACCATTTTTTGTGAGTAGCTTGATGTCATGTCACTTGTTGCACTATGGTATGTCAGAGGAATCCAATCCTGAAAAGGTAGCAAAATATCAAGGTTAAAAAAAATGGAGATCAACTATACTGAATTAAATTTTGGCAAAGATAAGTATTTTAATCGTATTAATGGGGAAAATAGCATTTAAAAAGTGGTAAGTCAGCACAAAAAACATGTAATATAGTGTCTGCAAAGTGCAAACCATTGAACTTCTTCCGCTTCACTTTGAAGCAGAAATTGACGGTAAGATCCTTAAAATGTTAAAGAGACTCTATAATCCATGCTAAATACACTTCAGTGCCCATCATCCATCGAATCCTTGGTTCATCATGCAATCATGCAAAAAATCCTAGCGCAGTCTTTCTTTCATCTTATGTACAACAGCTTCAGTGGTAAATCGCAAAAAGCTCTATAAAAGTTTGAATTTCCTGGCTCATTAGTATCAACAAAAGTTCTTTATAGCAACCCGAGCAATTTAAAACCTACTTAATAGGTAATATTGTGACTAGTCAAAGCATATAACCATGATCCTTAAGAAAGTAGACAAGCTGCCACAACCAAGGGCATTTCTGATATTTATTAGAAGAATAACTCCTTGACGAACCCCCTCCAAAAAAACGCCAATAAACTTCttccaccaaaaaaaaaaaactgcaaACGCATTTTGACCTCAACATTTAGTAATTTCATAGATGAAAGCATAATTTGGAGCCATTTATTTGTTAATGGCATAGTGAATTTCCTTGTTTTTGTGTAGTAACACACTGCTATTGACATCATATGCCATATAATCCTCATGGTCCAACAATTAGAAACACAATGCAGTcaaaagaataaattaaatttcagaTGCTACACTATTAGGGATGAAATTAATAAACGGCATTAAGAGAATCAGGAGAGCCAAGGTGCGCATACTTCTCCAATATCCTTCTCCTGCCCTGATGGTTTGATCTGCGAGGAAGTAGGGTCTTGAggtaaaaaaatcaatattccaAAGATGTAATACACAAATGTATAAAATAAGACATTAGAACTGAAACTGCTTCGTCATCCACTTAACAAAGAGACGGGCATTTGTTATAAACATATTTCCTATGCTCATGTACCCACCTGTTTAAGATGGCTTTATATTCCAGTCCTAGTTGATAATCAAGAGATGATACATGCTGAGATATAAGATGGTATCATAACTAACTCAGCCATTTTTTTAGTATGCTTAGACATGTCAACTAAGTAAAAAGAAGTGTAATAAATAAATGTCATACTAGTTgatgatataaaaaaaaagagagataaCTTACCAATTGTTTTGATGAACCCGAAAGTTTTCCCTCTTTGGTCTCTTCCACCTTCACTGTATCTTCCACACTGGTAACAACCTTCCTCTTGGATTCCCCAGAATCAAGATGCTCCATAGAAGGTCGAAGTTGTACAACTGCATGGATAGGGTTCAAGTGTAACTGCGTGACAAACAGAAGATTGTGATTGTCCAGCTAAGATTTTAGCATCAAACAGAAGCCAACCCGCATTCAAAATGAGAAACAGAAGGATTCTATGAGATACAAAGGCATGCCTTGTTTCCAGTTAGAACGCCAACAGCATACCCACTTCTTTGAGGTGGCTTCCATGATGAAGTAAGAGTCTACACaagaaacaaataaaaacagATGATGCAAACTTTTACACCCGAAAAGAAAAATGAGCAGTTAAAAAGTGGAAGTAGATGAAAGTCTCTATCCATGTTTATTAATAAAAGAACAATAAGGACATCATGTTAGGTTATGACTATCATCGATTCTACTGAATGAAAATCGATGCCACATCGCCTTCTTACTAGAATTGAAACATACAtatgatagttaatatagttCATGCACCAAACTTTTATAGAAACGAGTGTGGTGCATTTACCTCATCTATGAATAACTAACTGAAACATCGATGTgtacaaataaaataatcttaaaaaACAAACCTGCTTTTTCATCAAAACTCTGGAGTCAGCATTTCTATCATAGTTCTTGGATTCCAAGTCAACAGCAAAATCAATCTCTACTTCGTTACTTGCAGGCTTCACCCTTACCTGAAAAATCAACACCACGTCTCACCATATGCACAGTTCTCAACTCGGCCAAGgacatttttttcttttggcACAAGACAGTTGCCAGATAAAACTTGTTGATAAATTTTCACCAGCTAATGGAAATTATGAATACCTCATCACATCTTCCTTCCATTTCATAAGGCCGCCACAAAGGTCTAAGTGGATATTGCAACACATACAACTGAATggcaaaagagaaaaaaaaaaaacaattaaatgttCCACGGTCTCGTGCCCCGTGATCATTCATTTAATCACCTCAAAAAAATTCCTATAACAGATTTAAAACTAAAAACCCAATAATACCCGATCCAAAGAAGAAGTTAGATACACGTCAATTTCTCGAACTACTTCGTCTACAGCCTCCCCTTCCTCAGTGTCCATTAAATCTTCAGTCTCTTCTTTCTTCACTCCGTTTTCAACTATCCCCACACGCTTAAATTCAATGTCCATCTCAACAACATCGTTCGCAAATTCGGGTTTAACACCAAGTTCCTCTTGTTTGGGCAAGGGAATGGAATCCGATTCCTGTCGAATCAGTTCAGAAGATTCAGATGAAGATGGTGGCGGCTGTTGAGATCGCTCGATTTTGGGCCTCGGCTTGAATTTAGAGTTCTTGGGATTGAAGCGTGTGGATCGAACGGGAGCCTGCGCGGGGCCGCCCAACAGCTCGTCCAGGTCAAAATCAAGGTCCGCCATCTATCCTTCCCCGACTCTGAAGCGGAATTAAGAATCGAAAATCGAAGAAGAACAGTAAACGTCACAGAAAATTCGCTGTTAGGTTCTCTCCCAGAACAGGGTTTAGGGTTTCAAACAAAAATAGCAGAGGTTTTGGTatatggaaaaaaaatatattaatagtatatttattttaaggCCAAAAATCATATCGTatagtttttgaaaaaaatactttttatgCGTTTTCAggcttttttttttcccccaaaCTACATTTCTTAAAGAAAAACAcgcttttataaaaaaaaatgttttttttctgTTGACTTCTCTAACAAAAAGTATTCTTCATAAATCAGGGAATGAATGTAtttgtataaaataataaatacataatgcatttgtatttaatataaaataattaataaatgttCACATATAAGTAATGGTTATTAAAGTGAATTTGATTTGGTATGATCAAGCGGAACCAAAacgattttttattattaaaatttttaatgtcATTACGAACGAAGTGGCTTATTATTACATGATTTTTCAAACAGATAGAAAATTTTCTAGCTCCCaaacaaaatagaaataaaagaaatagaaaAAATAGCAAATGAATGAGCAATTCCATTTGTCGAACATGAAAcatactgaaatctgaaaattaaTTAGTAGTATAATAGATAAAGGATATGAACGAAATGGGTTTTAAAAACTATGCCTAAAACTACCAGCAAATGGGATAAATTACAAATATGCATGTTTGATAATTTTTTCATTacaaaaaatatgaatttttatatcaaataaGTGTTATTCATATAAgtgggattttaatttttaaaaaaatgggtTTTGATACCTCATGAGTAGGCTCATCACACGTTTGAGCCTCATAGAGGCTCATAAAACCAAAGACGAGGGTTCAAGTCTCATTCTAAGAGGTAGGATCGGCCCATAAAGATAAACATTGAAAAAGAAACATGTTGGCTCTCAAGACGTATGGAAGAGCCTCATCAAGTTGGACCCTACCATGAGGGTTCGTATGAGAAGTCAAGAGCTTATGACAATATAGAACGAAGAGGTGAAATGGAATGTTGGGAGTGTAGAAGAAATAAATGGAGGAGGGCAGGCGAGCCCTAAGATAGGTAAGCTCGACTTTGTGTCTTGAATTGTTTTGGGAGGGCGAGCCCTGAATGAGAGGCGCGTGAACTACACGCTTGTGGTCTCCAACCTTGGTTCATATGAATACGAGTTTGCTCACTTCGTTTGAAATCCATTCGCTTTCATTTCGAGGAGTGCTGGAGATCCTCTTTCTCTTATTCGTTCACGTCTCTGACTTAAGTGTCAAAGGGGCTATGCCGAGACACCGTCTCGCTCCCTCTGACATTATCTGTTTGGTTTTAGGTTTACCTACGGATTTAAAGCTTGGGATTTAGATTGGACTTGGATCATCAAATTTTAGCGAGCAGGGTTTAGAATCTAGAcatatgtttgatttttttattaaaaaaaaaaaacatgacatTGAGTGTGTTTGATTTcaaaaggttttttttttttttttaaaagtgattttttaagttgacttttaaaaatgattttttaaataaaagttgTAGCATTTTAGTGTTTGGATAAACAAATGAAAAACAATTATTTAATTCATAAATGTATTTGGATGAATAGTATTTCTAGAGcttttttactaatatatatataaatatatatatatataaatatatttatattaaaactcTAAACAATCTAaagatataaaaaaattcagGTCATAAAACAacattaaaaggaaaaatgaaagGAACTTCCATTGAACGTAGACATCACTACAAAAACTATCACTTGTTCAGTAATGCATGAAAGCAAGGGTAGAACATAATTATTCCACATTACGCAGCCTggaacaaataattttttaccAAACAAAAGAAAGGCATTGACAACTGAAAATCTGGGTTAACGACAAatataatcatttttttgttattcacaaacaatTTCAATCATAAAACAAACATATGAGTAGGAATATCTAGTTGGCTACAAATTCATGTAAATAATACGAAACGACAATTCAATGAATGAAGATAAAAATGGTTGTCAAATGTTTACCTTGTTTTTCACTGAGAAACTTTAGATAAGTGATGAGAAAATTTTGACTGTGACAGCTGAAAATCTTTTGGATGTTTAGGTTAATAGAAATATAAATTAGAGAAGCACttttttggcttttgaaaaagcCCCAATTTTAGCTTAAGCACTTAGAAGCCAAtccaaacataaaaataattac
Proteins encoded:
- the LOC140881315 gene encoding uncharacterized protein, with protein sequence MADLDFDLDELLGGPAQAPVRSTRFNPKNSKFKPRPKIERSQQPPPSSSESSELIRQESDSIPLPKQEELGVKPEFANDVVEMDIEFKRVGIVENGVKKEETEDLMDTEEGEAVDEVVREIDVYLTSSLDRLYVLQYPLRPLWRPYEMEGRCDEVRVKPASNEVEIDFAVDLESKNYDRNADSRVLMKKQTLTSSWKPPQRSGYAVGVLTGNKLHLNPIHAVVQLRPSMEHLDSGESKRKVVTSVEDTVKVEETKEGKLSGSSKQLIKPSGQEKDIGEDWIPLTYHSATSDMTSSYSQKMVAQEVSPIHFSMSSSDYLNSLYPATSNDHVQISGPPRRLLTLPLKERFKTWLLEGPSIHRFDALKYLALDESAEEILGVLQEYARLVQGLWVPKSSLVYGTDQGIEVLARDYVLLLFTKSPLINSSQLPRRPQLAKAMKDVLKVLSVERPAFSDWKLKELPDFSFMKLNPSVVKKQEEEWDCLDNKINGLLSGGKSGPAMVASSKSNTTNNTIAKSSDKVGTRTPTGANSRIQMSEEAREAIAKALQKLFKSVKVCSFQQISQRLRDMAVSESARSTGFAKEAVAAANSIDSFPTELQAIVNQVAVNIHGICIPKSSPDHPQYDTFRKVVINLFVAEGPNAKLKKASILEAAKMELKRDITTNEYNKVLQELCITQGSAWVLKSGDRNPIH